In a single window of the Xylanimonas protaetiae genome:
- a CDS encoding PspC domain-containing protein, giving the protein MPPPPGTPPYDPNRGSGQDRFFDSIRRTGLYRTEDRWVGGVAGGLAARLGWDPLLVRGLLFLSFFLTGIGLVAYAIGWALLPEQRDGRIHLQQAFRGDFNGALVGAAVALIVGLNRADGTWWNGGWGGWGWIVTLFWIAVWVTIGWLLVRYLRDRRRNRGAAGGGAAGYPPYPTQPGGAPYAAPASSSASAADAGGYAASSTPSEGVTSPVPPTTPYAPFAAAVPPTQAAQPTSSTSSYHHGNAAQARVTAANARAEAARARAAASREEAQARAFAARQRAEARAAERASRPVTKSAGAGTVGVVFGLMLVAGALLAAADRTGFRFPSPFDGSYDAALLWVGVSLVIVGAAVVVSGIRGRSSGWLGFLAIVGLVVALPWSVTAGNDDFRGLRITSDDDAWVGVRNGIDVSEGTVTPRSVAEAERGFRAQFGDPTIDLSGLDLSGATVDDPVEVPIRLTAGDLTVVVPRDIAVEADVRLLAGQVVWRVDPDERTLSRVGSSTARLRSDEAADDGAILRLLVSAGAGNVTVEEG; this is encoded by the coding sequence GTGCCCCCGCCGCCCGGCACCCCGCCCTACGACCCGAACCGTGGATCCGGCCAGGACCGCTTCTTCGACTCCATCCGTCGCACCGGCCTGTACCGCACCGAGGACCGCTGGGTCGGCGGCGTGGCCGGCGGCCTCGCCGCACGGCTCGGCTGGGACCCGCTGCTGGTGCGCGGCCTGCTCTTCCTCAGCTTCTTCCTCACGGGCATCGGCCTGGTCGCCTATGCGATCGGCTGGGCGCTGCTCCCGGAGCAGCGCGACGGCCGCATCCACCTCCAGCAGGCGTTCCGCGGCGACTTCAACGGGGCGCTCGTCGGCGCGGCGGTCGCGCTGATCGTCGGCCTCAACCGCGCCGACGGCACCTGGTGGAACGGTGGCTGGGGCGGCTGGGGCTGGATCGTCACCCTGTTCTGGATCGCCGTCTGGGTGACCATCGGCTGGCTGCTGGTGCGCTACCTGCGCGACCGGCGCCGAAACCGCGGCGCCGCGGGGGGCGGCGCGGCGGGCTACCCGCCCTACCCGACGCAGCCGGGCGGCGCGCCGTACGCGGCTCCTGCCTCGTCCAGCGCCTCCGCCGCCGACGCCGGTGGGTACGCCGCGTCGTCGACCCCGTCTGAGGGCGTGACCTCGCCGGTCCCGCCGACGACGCCGTACGCCCCGTTCGCCGCCGCGGTGCCCCCGACGCAGGCGGCGCAGCCGACGTCGTCGACGTCGTCGTACCACCACGGCAACGCCGCACAGGCCAGGGTCACGGCGGCGAACGCCCGGGCGGAGGCGGCACGGGCCCGTGCCGCGGCCAGCCGCGAGGAAGCCCAGGCGAGGGCGTTCGCGGCCCGCCAGCGGGCCGAGGCCCGCGCCGCGGAGCGCGCCTCGCGACCCGTCACGAAGAGCGCCGGCGCGGGGACCGTCGGCGTCGTCTTCGGCCTGATGCTGGTCGCCGGCGCGCTCCTCGCCGCGGCCGACCGGACCGGGTTCCGCTTCCCGTCCCCGTTCGACGGCAGCTACGACGCCGCGCTCCTGTGGGTCGGGGTGTCCCTGGTGATCGTCGGTGCCGCCGTCGTCGTCAGCGGCATCCGCGGCCGGTCGTCCGGCTGGCTCGGGTTCCTGGCGATCGTCGGCCTCGTCGTCGCGCTCCCCTGGAGCGTCACGGCGGGGAACGACGACTTCCGCGGCCTGCGGATCACGAGCGACGACGACGCCTGGGTCGGCGTGCGGAACGGCATCGACGTCAGCGAGGGCACCGTGACGCCCCGGTCGGTCGCCGAGGCCGAGCGCGGCTTCCGCGCCCAGTTCGGCGACCCGACGATCGACCTGTCGGGCCTGGACCTGTCGGGCGCGACCGTCGACGACCCCGTCGAGGTGCCGATCCGCCTCACCGCCGGCGACCTCACCGTCGTCGTCCCGCGTGACATCGCCGTCGAGGCCGACGTCCGGCTGCTCGCCGGCCAGGTGGTCTGGAGGGTCGACCCGGACGAGCGCACGCTCAGCCGCGTCGGCTCCAGCACCGCCCGCCTCCGCTCCGACGAGGCCGCCGACGACGGCGCGATCCTGCGCCTGCTTGTCTCGGCCGGTGCCGGCAACGTGACCGTCG
- a CDS encoding ATP-binding protein — MSRATAPRTRLPLRRPEADRWVGGVCAGLAAHLGLPVGAVRLVMALLALTGSGVAVYVFWWITIPTGDPRAAAEAAEPAALSRLAPRLRIEKVAARFQLRDIVIGAVLLAAAVFLVAVRSGWEWRQSWLLPALLSLGGLALAWSQLDAVQRGVEAGERRRWTTWARPAGGLVLVVAGALLLVGQDTRGWAVVQAASAALAVLVGFALVLAPWWLRLVRELGDERAARAREAERADIAAHLHDSVLQTLALIRSRAHDADSVARMARAQERELREWLYSERREAGTSLAAELRELVAQVEDGRVGKPAADSRGPRGTAEHGGDVAWDGGSVPAVAIDVVVVGDCVPTEATTALLQATREALVNAVAHGRPPVTVYLEVSDQAAEVFVRDRGDGFVMADIATDRFGVRESILGRVRRRGGTAEVTSRAGWGTEVRLRMPRVALPSVDSPARMGTVDSTAGAGTVAAPSPGTAPDETAPDETARPGDDGVVPTRFTTEGRRDGSPLTGARGDDGTDAVPDTLGDRP; from the coding sequence GTGAGCCGAGCGACCGCACCCCGCACGCGCCTGCCGCTGCGCCGCCCCGAGGCGGACCGGTGGGTCGGTGGCGTGTGCGCCGGCCTGGCCGCCCACCTCGGCCTGCCGGTCGGCGCGGTGCGCCTGGTCATGGCGCTGCTCGCCCTGACCGGCTCCGGTGTCGCCGTCTACGTCTTCTGGTGGATCACCATCCCCACGGGCGACCCGCGCGCCGCCGCCGAGGCGGCCGAGCCCGCCGCCCTGTCGCGCCTCGCACCGCGGCTGCGGATCGAGAAGGTCGCCGCGCGCTTCCAGCTCCGCGACATCGTCATCGGCGCCGTCCTGCTCGCCGCGGCCGTGTTCCTCGTCGCGGTGCGTTCCGGCTGGGAGTGGCGTCAGTCGTGGTTGCTGCCCGCGCTGCTCTCGCTCGGGGGCCTCGCGCTCGCGTGGTCGCAGCTCGACGCCGTCCAGCGCGGCGTCGAGGCGGGGGAGCGACGCCGGTGGACCACGTGGGCGCGCCCCGCGGGCGGCCTGGTGCTCGTCGTCGCGGGCGCGCTGCTGCTCGTGGGGCAGGACACCCGGGGCTGGGCGGTCGTCCAGGCCGCCTCCGCCGCGCTCGCGGTGCTCGTCGGGTTCGCGCTCGTGCTCGCCCCGTGGTGGCTGCGCCTGGTGCGCGAGCTCGGCGACGAGCGCGCCGCCCGCGCCCGCGAGGCCGAGCGCGCCGACATCGCCGCCCACCTGCACGACTCCGTCCTCCAGACCCTCGCCCTCATCCGGTCCCGCGCCCACGACGCCGACAGCGTCGCGCGCATGGCCCGCGCCCAGGAGCGCGAGCTGCGCGAGTGGCTCTACTCGGAGCGCCGCGAGGCCGGGACCTCGCTGGCGGCCGAGCTGCGCGAGCTCGTCGCCCAGGTCGAGGACGGCCGCGTCGGCAAGCCCGCCGCGGACTCCCGGGGCCCCCGCGGCACCGCGGAGCACGGCGGCGACGTCGCATGGGACGGGGGCAGCGTCCCCGCCGTCGCGATCGACGTCGTCGTCGTCGGGGACTGCGTGCCCACCGAGGCCACCACCGCGCTGCTCCAGGCGACGCGCGAGGCGCTCGTCAACGCCGTCGCGCACGGGAGGCCGCCCGTGACGGTCTACCTCGAGGTGAGCGACCAGGCTGCGGAGGTGTTCGTCCGCGACCGCGGCGACGGGTTCGTCATGGCCGACATCGCGACCGACCGCTTCGGGGTGCGCGAGTCGATCCTCGGGCGCGTCCGGCGCCGCGGCGGCACCGCCGAGGTCACGAGCCGCGCCGGCTGGGGCACCGAGGTCAGGCTGCGCATGCCGCGCGTCGCCCTGCCGTCGGTCGACAGCCCGGCCCGCATGGGCACGGTCGACAGCACGGCCGGCGCGGGCACGGTCGCGGCGCCGTCCCCGGGGACCGCGCCTGACGAGACCGCGCCCGACGAGACCGCGCGACCCGGTGATGATGGAGTGGTCCCGACACGCTTCACGACCGAGGGGCGCCGCGACGGCAGCCCCCTGACCGGCGCGCGCGGCGATGATGGGACCGACGCCGTGCCCGACACCCTAGGAGACCGCCCGTGA
- a CDS encoding LuxR C-terminal-related transcriptional regulator, with translation MTTPSAEVSLPVPVVLVDDHDMFRAGVRASLDERVTVVGEAATVDEAVAVVHEMRPPVVLLDVHLPGGTGGGGAEVVRLCSDLLGETKFLALSVSDAAEDVVAVIRSGARGYVTKNISARELSGAVVQVAGGDAVFSPRLAGFVLDAFGTAAGEVSVADDELDRLSRREQEVMRLIARGYSYREVASELFISIKTVETHVSAVLRKLQLSSRYELTRWAAARHIL, from the coding sequence GTGACGACCCCCTCCGCCGAGGTCAGCCTGCCCGTGCCCGTCGTCCTCGTCGACGACCACGACATGTTCCGGGCCGGCGTCCGCGCCTCCCTCGACGAGCGCGTCACCGTCGTCGGGGAGGCGGCGACGGTCGATGAGGCCGTCGCCGTCGTGCACGAGATGCGCCCGCCCGTCGTGCTGCTCGACGTCCACCTGCCCGGCGGCACCGGAGGCGGTGGCGCCGAGGTGGTCCGGCTGTGCTCGGACCTGCTCGGCGAGACGAAGTTCCTCGCGCTGTCGGTGTCGGACGCCGCCGAGGACGTCGTCGCGGTCATCCGCTCGGGAGCCCGCGGGTACGTCACCAAGAACATCTCGGCGCGCGAGCTCTCGGGCGCCGTCGTGCAGGTCGCCGGCGGGGACGCCGTGTTCTCGCCGCGCCTGGCCGGGTTCGTGCTCGACGCGTTCGGCACCGCGGCCGGTGAGGTCTCCGTGGCCGACGACGAGCTCGACCGCCTCTCGCGCCGCGAGCAGGAGGTCATGCGCCTCATCGCGCGCGGCTACTCCTACCGCGAGGTGGCGAGCGAGCTGTTCATCTCGATCAAGACCGTCGAGACCCACGTGAGCGCGGTGCTGCGCAAGCTCCAGCTCTCGAGCCGCTACGAGCTCACGCGCTGGGCCGCGGCCCGCCACATCCTCTGA